In one Corythoichthys intestinalis isolate RoL2023-P3 chromosome 16, ASM3026506v1, whole genome shotgun sequence genomic region, the following are encoded:
- the gpr146 gene encoding probable G-protein coupled receptor 146 has protein sequence MWICMVYNETETSVDFRLCQDFGLILSVLSLVYLLVCFPLGLCYNVLLVVVNLSNKVSMTMPDVYFVNMAIAGLVLNAVAPIELLSSTFTRWHAWEYTNEVYITLLILFNISSLVIMYSTTLLSLDYYIERALPRTYMSSVYNTKHVCGFIWGGAVLTSFSSLLFYVCNHISTKMVECSKMQNKEAADAIMMFIGYVVPAVAVLYAFALILRIRKESTPLDQDSARLDPSIHRLLLASVCVQFVLWSPYYVTLLVHTVAGAPAYVGGSRYLPTYYFLRCVSKLMAFSSSFAMPLMYRQMNKNFSNKLRRLLARLRCRDQSCPHERSTVQQVVT, from the coding sequence ATGTGGATCTGCATGGTTTACAACGAGACGGAAACCAGCGTGGACTTCCGCCTGTGCCAGGACTTTGGCCTCATCCTGTCCGTGCTGTCCCTGGTCTACCTGCTGGTGTGCTTTCCATTGGGTCTCTGCTACAATGTGCTGCTTGTGGTCGTCAACCTCTCCAACAAGGTATCCATGACTATGCCCGACGTCTACTTCGTCAACATGGCCATCGCGGGCCTGGTGCTCAACGCGGTGGCACCCATCGAGCTGCTGAGCTCCACTTTTACCCGCTGGCACGCATGGGAATACACAAACGAGGTCTACATCACACTGCTTATCCTCTTCAACATTTCCTCGCTGGTCATCATGTACTCCACCACGCTGCTCAGTCTGGACTACTACATCGAGCGCGCCCTTCCGCGCACCTACATGTCCAGCGTATACAATACCAAGCACGTATGTGGCTTCATCTGGGGCGGCGCCGTGCTCACGAGCTTCTCCTCGTTGCTCTTCTACGTTTGCAACCATATCTCCACCAAGATGGTGGAGTGTTCCAAGATGCAGAACAAGGAGGCGGCTGACGCCATCATGATGTTCATCGGTTACGTGGTGCCTGCCGTGGCAGTACTGTATGCCTTCGCTCTTATCCTGCGCATCCGGAAGGAGTCCACGCCGCTGGACCAGGACTCGGCCCGCTTGGACCCGTCCATCCACCGCCTGCTGCTAGCCTCCGTGTGCGTGCAGTTTGTGCTTTGGAGTCCCTACTACGTGACGCTCCTTGTCCACACGGTGGCTGGGGCGCCAGCGTACGTAGGCGGCTCGCGCTATCTGCCCACCTACTACTTCCTGCGTTGCGTGTCCAAACTGATGGCGTTCTCCAGCAGCTTTGCCATGCCGCTTATGTACCGCCAAATGAACAAGAACTTCTCCAACAAGCTACGGCGGCTCCTGGCCAGGCTACGCTGCCGGGACCAGTCCTGCCCCCATGAACGCTCCACAGTGCAGCAAGTGGTCACGTGA